Proteins from one Apis cerana isolate GH-2021 linkage group LG11, AcerK_1.0, whole genome shotgun sequence genomic window:
- the LOC107995031 gene encoding nuclear factor of activated T-cells 5 isoform X21: protein MLLKSRLSEKKNRRHHGKNTKATAGYNAGERLSAVTGSVQRSTVTSSNRAHSASRRISHQQRQQQQQPQLQQQPRIPLGSLRNSDEHGARANSAQDSCDNSNDSGLGFEDRHQHLTNANAWNGAGEEDSKRRKMDIKLESEDANFAFPEVGHATSPEAKAATRGASNGIGGLATISGNRQGNGGTGRVVEVSRSRSGLGVLAKRTSTAQQGPVTLTSQLCNSSADGKVQLQIICQPEQQHRARYQTEGSRGAVKDRTGNGFPIVRLVGYDKPTTLQVFIGTDLGRVAPHMFYQACRVSGKNSTPCVERKIDGTIVIEVDMDPAKDMIVTCDCVGILKERNVDVEHRFPQEAGVLQGRSKKKSTRCRMVFRTTITHPDGTTETLQVCSQPIVCTQPPGIPEICKKSLTSCPCTGGLELFILGKNFLKDTRVVFQLDNDNLSSSLEPHWECAVLPDKEFLQQTHLVCVVPAYRRQDLAPSETVSVKLYAVSSGKTSEPHTFLYTAASTPPEPSVGKVEPITPPLSTTNGEVALATSPVVVPLTKGVSPNTLITQATAGTANFLTTIPPQQAPVSQKTEALKNDPSPPPVTASSQVTSVMMWAAQSPNCKNSPPDVMMPPPALVANPLLSRRSSSNLQLSLLDNLKTEVLDENSENSMISENSMQSIPTPTANGSTGTSPLQQLVSENSRETPQANMIRSVPVAANGSPVQEAVNLLGVVDLMRNQHQLSMVSTHQNTFGGTPNGSLQGGGVVDLRMKHHQTEFDTLSNFTATPNGQLPAQSGHSVEKYLNHIESNVKEAENQENGFVGTIQQRASIITTGRQPQQGQASNILASPSPGVKLDTLVNSGAESHQLVSPLRTVNPNNNTIMSHVSAVTDHETISSPQQSRTSPPIPVKTMLLEALMPPQAVPSLPGNGATSVSSPASVVPEQANGDSLLTTINAALLPPIQESTVTATAAEHIPQIPALIQQDVVAMQQAQQVEQVVAHAQQQVEQVVAQAQQQAVQAVQQAQQQVVQHVVQHAQVVQQAVQQVQAVQQVQAVPAVQQAVQQATQEVVQQAVQQATQEVVQQVQAVQQAVQQAQAAQAMQQAVQQDIGSMLNQPAGFVAEASSALASGAAQEPSQQRLTNAAEQAINNVITNATQDIINNRPITTTTAHAIIATKNILNSVATQSAQLMNSAMEGILPKSPSNQNNIVEQVANKSPPVALPVTPNRQNVNPPITNTANNTNGTTVRKQEDGMLPQELTSMSENDLLSYINPSCFDPQNGFLM from the exons GCTTGGAACGGAGCCGGCGAGGAAGActcgaagaggaggaagatggACATCAAGCTCGAGTCCGAGGACGCGAACTTCGCCTTTCCGGAGGTTGGACACGCGACGAGCCCGGAGGCGAAGGCTGCCACGAGAGGCGCGTCCAATGGGATAGGCGGATTGGCCACCATCTCCGGGAACAGGCAGGGAAATGGAGGAACGGGGAGGGTGGTCGAGGTCTCGAGATCTCGGTCCGGATTGGGCGTACTCGCCAAGAGAACGTCCACGGCTCAACAGGGTCCTGTCACCCTCACCTCTCAATTGT GTAACTCTTCCGCGGATGGCAAGGTGCAGTTGCAGATTATCTGTCAACCGGAGCAACAGCACAGGGCTCGTTACCAGACGGAAGGCTCGAGAGGAGCGGTGAAGGATCGAACCGGGAATGGATTCCCGATCGTCCGCCTGGTCGGCTACGACAAGCCGACCACGCTTCAAGTTTTCATTGGCACTGATCTCGGCCGCGTGGCACCCCATATGTTTTATCAAGCGTGCCGCGTGAGCGGCAAAAATTCGACGCCATGCGTGGAGCGCAAGATCGACGGCACGATCGTGATCGAGGTGGACATGGATCCGGCCAAGGATATGATAGTGACGTGCGATTGCGTGGGCATTTTGAAGGAACGCAACGTGGACGTAGAGCACAGATTCCCTCAGGAGGCTGGGGTGCTTCAGGGGCGCAGCAAAAAGAAATCGACCCGTTGTCGCATGGTTTTCCGCACGACGATCACCCATCCCGACGGTACAACGGAAACTTTGCAAGTTTGCTCGCAACCGATAGTTTGCA CCCAACCGCCGGGAATACCGGAGATCTGCAAGAAATCGCTCACGTCGTGTCCGTGTACCGGAGGATTAGAGTTATTTATACTTGGGAAGAACTTTCTGAAAGACACGCGGGTGGTATTTCAACTGGACAACGACAATCTATCGAGTAGTTTGGAACCTCATTGGGAATGCGCTGTTCTACCCGACAAGGAGTTTCTGCAGCAAACTCATCTGGTTTGCGTCGTGCCGGCGTACAGGCGACAAGATCTGGCACCCTCAGAAACGGTCAGCGTTAAATTGTACGCGGTCTCCTCGGGAAAAACCAGCGAGCCTCACACGTTCCTTTACACCGCTGCGTCTACGCCACCCGAGCCATCGGTGGGTAAAGTTGAGCCAATAACTCCACCTCTGTCCACCACGAATGGTGAAGTTGCACTAGCAACGTCTCCTGTAGTGGTGCCCCTGACTAAAGGTGTATCACCGAACA CTCTGATTACACAAGCAACCGCGGGAACggcaaattttttaacgacTATACCACCGCAACAAGCACCGGTGAGCCAAAAAACGGAGGCGCTTAAGAACGACCCCAGCCCACCGCCGGTGACAGCATCGTCTCAGGTAACATCGGTTATGATGTGGGCAGCGCAAAGTCCCAATTGCAAAAATTCACCGCCCGACGTGATGATGCCACCACCGGCTTTGGTCGCGAATCCGCTGCTAAGTCGTAGATCATCTTCGAATCTTCAATTGAGTTTGTTAGATAATTTGAAGACCGAGGTCCTGGACGAGAATAGTGAGAATAGTATGATCAGCGAGAACAGCATGCAAAGCATACCGACCCCGACCGCGAATGGTTCGACGGGTACCAGCCCATTGCAACAGCTCGTGAGCGAGAACTCGAGGGAGACGCCGCAGGCTAATATGATCAGATCGGTTCCCGTGGCGGCGAATGGTTCACCTGTACAGGAAGCGGTCAATCTTCTCGGCGTGGTAGATCTAATGCGAAACCAGCATCAGTTGTCGATGGTTTCGACACACCAGAACACGTTCGGAG GCACTCCTAATGGAAGTCTTCAGGGTGGCGGTGTTGTTGATCTTCGCATGAAGCATCATCAGACGGAGTTCGATACACTGTCAAATTTTACCGCCACGCCGAACGGACAACTGCCTGCACAGAGTGGCCATAGCGTAGAGAAATACCTTAATCATATCGAGTCTAACGTCAAAGAGGCTGAGAATCAAGAAAACGGATTTGTAGGTACTATACAGCAACGAGCTTCCATTATTACCACAGGACGACAACCTCAACAAGGACAAGCCTCCAATATTTTAGCTTCTCCCTCTCCAGGCGTCAAATTAGATACTCTCGTTAATTCTGGCGCTGAATCTCATCAGTTGGTGTCGCCCCTGCGTACCGTGAATCCTAATAATAATACCATAATGAGTCATGTTTCCGCAGTTACTGATCACGAAACGATCTCGAGTCCCCAACAAAGTAGAACTAGCCCACCCATTCCGGTCAAGACGATGCTTCTCGAAGCGTTGATGCCGCCGCAGGCCGTACCATCTTTACCAGGAAATGGCGCAACCTCCGTTTCATCGCCCGCATCTGTGGTTCCAGAGCAGGCTAATGGCGACAGTTTGCTCACCACTATCAACGCCGCTTTATTGCCGCCGATCCAGGAATCAACTGTGACTGCGACCG CGGCGGAGCATATTCCGCAGATTCCGGCTCTTATACAGCAAGATGTTGTAGCGATGCAGCAAGCGCAACAAGTGGAACAGGTTGTCGCGCATGCACAACAACAAGTTGAACAAGTTGTCGCTCAGGCTCAGCAACAAGCGGTACAAGCGGTACAACAGGCGCAACAGCAAGTCGTTCAACACGTGGTGCAGCACGCACAAGTCGTCCAACAAGCTGTGCAACAAGTGCAAGCGGTACAACAAGTGCAGGCCGTGCCGGCTGTTCAACAAGCTGTACAACAAGCTACCCAGGAAGTGGTTCAGCAAGCGGTACAACAGGCCACGCAGGAAGTTGTGCAACAAGTTCAAGCGGTTCAACAAGCGGTCCAGCAAGCGCAAGCAGCTCAAGCGATGCAGCAGGCGGTCCAGCAAGACATCGGTTCTATGTTAAATCAGCCGGCAGGTTTCGTTGCCGAGGCTAGTTCTGCTTTAGCGAGTGGAGCGGCTCAAGAACCATCGCAGCAAAGATTGACCAATGCTGCGGAACAAGCGATTAACAATGTAATTACTAACGCTACTcaggatattattaataatcgacCTATTACCACGACTACCGCGCATGCGATTATCgcgacgaaaaatatattaaacagcGTGGCTACTCAAAGTGCGCAATTAATGAACAGTGCTATGGAAGGTATTTTGCCTAAATCACCTTCCAACCAGAATAATATCGTTGAACAGGTAGCGAATAAATCACCACCGGTTGCCTTACCTGTTACACCTAACAGACAAAATGTAAACCCACCTATAACAAATACGGCAAACAATACGAATGGTACAACGGTTAGAAAACAGGAAGATGGTATGTTGCCTCAAGAGCTTACCTCGATGTCGGAGAATGATCTGTTGAGTTATATAAATCCGAGCTGCTTCGATCCTCAAAATGGTTTTCTTATGTAG
- the LOC107995031 gene encoding nuclear factor of activated T-cells 5 isoform X5: MLLKSRLSEKKNRRHHGKNTKATAGYNAGERLSAVTGSVQRSTVTSSNRAHSASRRISHQQRQQQQQPQLQQQPRIPLGSLRNSDEHGARANSAQDSCDNSNDSGLGFEDRHQHLTNANAWNGAGEEDSKRRKMDIKLESEDANFAFPEVGHATSPEAKAATRGASNGIGGLATISGNRQGNGGTGRVVEVSRSRSGLGVLAKRTSTAQQGPVTLTSQLCNSSADGKVQLQIICQPEQQHRARYQTEGSRGAVKDRTGNGFPIVRLVGYDKPTTLQVFIGTDLGRVAPHMFYQACRVSGKNSTPCVERKIDGTIVIEVDMDPAKDMIVTCDCVGILKERNVDVEHRFPQEAGVLQGRSKKKSTRCRMVFRTTITHPDGTTETLQVCSQPIVCTQPPGIPEICKKSLTSCPCTGGLELFILGKNFLKDTRVVFQLDNDNLSSSLEPHWECAVLPDKEFLQQTHLVCVVPAYRRQDLAPSETVSVKLYAVSSGKTSEPHTFLYTAASTPPEPSVGKVEPITPPLSTTNGEVALATSPVVVPLTKGVSPNTLITQATAGTANFLTTIPPQQAPVSQKTEALKNDPSPPPVTASSQVTSVMMWAAQSPNCKNSPPDVMMPPPALVANPLLSRRSSSNLQLSLLDNLKTEVLDENSENSMISENSMQSIPTPTANGSTGTSPLQQLVSENSRETPQANMIRSVPVAANGSPVQEAVNLLGVVDLMRNQHQLSMVSTHQNTFGGMHDSSQVKVLSPHHINKETNSILPVEGTPNGSLQGGGVVDLRMKHHQTEFDTLSNFTATPNGQLPAQSGHSVEKYLNHIESNVKEAENQENGFVGTIQQRASIITTGRQPQQGQASNILASPSPGVKLDTLVNSGAESHQLVSPLRTVNPNNNTIMSHVSAVTDHETISSPQQSRTSPPIPVKTMLLEALMPPQAVPSLPGNGATSVSSPASVVPEQANGDSLLTTINAALLPPIQESTVTATGTSNSNVSVPSHNPLQVTNETMSTAAEHIPQIPALIQQDVVAMQQAQQVEQVVAHAQQQVEQVVAQAQQQAVQAVQQAQQQVVQHVVQHAQVVQQAVQQVQAVQQVQAVPAVQQAVQQATQEVVQQAVQQATQEVVQQVQAVQQAVQQAQAAQAMQQAVQQDIGSMLNQPAGFVAEASSALASGAAQEPSQQRLTNAAEQAINNVITNATQDIINNRPITTTTAHAIIATKNILNSVATQSAQLMNSAMEGILPKSPSNQNNIVEQVANKSPPVALPVTPNRQNVNPPITNTANNTNGTTVRKQEDGMLPQELTSMSENDLLSYINPSCFDPQNGFLM, from the exons GCTTGGAACGGAGCCGGCGAGGAAGActcgaagaggaggaagatggACATCAAGCTCGAGTCCGAGGACGCGAACTTCGCCTTTCCGGAGGTTGGACACGCGACGAGCCCGGAGGCGAAGGCTGCCACGAGAGGCGCGTCCAATGGGATAGGCGGATTGGCCACCATCTCCGGGAACAGGCAGGGAAATGGAGGAACGGGGAGGGTGGTCGAGGTCTCGAGATCTCGGTCCGGATTGGGCGTACTCGCCAAGAGAACGTCCACGGCTCAACAGGGTCCTGTCACCCTCACCTCTCAATTGT GTAACTCTTCCGCGGATGGCAAGGTGCAGTTGCAGATTATCTGTCAACCGGAGCAACAGCACAGGGCTCGTTACCAGACGGAAGGCTCGAGAGGAGCGGTGAAGGATCGAACCGGGAATGGATTCCCGATCGTCCGCCTGGTCGGCTACGACAAGCCGACCACGCTTCAAGTTTTCATTGGCACTGATCTCGGCCGCGTGGCACCCCATATGTTTTATCAAGCGTGCCGCGTGAGCGGCAAAAATTCGACGCCATGCGTGGAGCGCAAGATCGACGGCACGATCGTGATCGAGGTGGACATGGATCCGGCCAAGGATATGATAGTGACGTGCGATTGCGTGGGCATTTTGAAGGAACGCAACGTGGACGTAGAGCACAGATTCCCTCAGGAGGCTGGGGTGCTTCAGGGGCGCAGCAAAAAGAAATCGACCCGTTGTCGCATGGTTTTCCGCACGACGATCACCCATCCCGACGGTACAACGGAAACTTTGCAAGTTTGCTCGCAACCGATAGTTTGCA CCCAACCGCCGGGAATACCGGAGATCTGCAAGAAATCGCTCACGTCGTGTCCGTGTACCGGAGGATTAGAGTTATTTATACTTGGGAAGAACTTTCTGAAAGACACGCGGGTGGTATTTCAACTGGACAACGACAATCTATCGAGTAGTTTGGAACCTCATTGGGAATGCGCTGTTCTACCCGACAAGGAGTTTCTGCAGCAAACTCATCTGGTTTGCGTCGTGCCGGCGTACAGGCGACAAGATCTGGCACCCTCAGAAACGGTCAGCGTTAAATTGTACGCGGTCTCCTCGGGAAAAACCAGCGAGCCTCACACGTTCCTTTACACCGCTGCGTCTACGCCACCCGAGCCATCGGTGGGTAAAGTTGAGCCAATAACTCCACCTCTGTCCACCACGAATGGTGAAGTTGCACTAGCAACGTCTCCTGTAGTGGTGCCCCTGACTAAAGGTGTATCACCGAACA CTCTGATTACACAAGCAACCGCGGGAACggcaaattttttaacgacTATACCACCGCAACAAGCACCGGTGAGCCAAAAAACGGAGGCGCTTAAGAACGACCCCAGCCCACCGCCGGTGACAGCATCGTCTCAGGTAACATCGGTTATGATGTGGGCAGCGCAAAGTCCCAATTGCAAAAATTCACCGCCCGACGTGATGATGCCACCACCGGCTTTGGTCGCGAATCCGCTGCTAAGTCGTAGATCATCTTCGAATCTTCAATTGAGTTTGTTAGATAATTTGAAGACCGAGGTCCTGGACGAGAATAGTGAGAATAGTATGATCAGCGAGAACAGCATGCAAAGCATACCGACCCCGACCGCGAATGGTTCGACGGGTACCAGCCCATTGCAACAGCTCGTGAGCGAGAACTCGAGGGAGACGCCGCAGGCTAATATGATCAGATCGGTTCCCGTGGCGGCGAATGGTTCACCTGTACAGGAAGCGGTCAATCTTCTCGGCGTGGTAGATCTAATGCGAAACCAGCATCAGTTGTCGATGGTTTCGACACACCAGAACACGTTCGGAGGTATGCACGACTCGTCTCAAGTCAAAGTTCTAAGTCCTCATCATATCAACAAAGAAACTAACTCAATATTGCCGGTAGAAGGCACTCCTAATGGAAGTCTTCAGGGTGGCGGTGTTGTTGATCTTCGCATGAAGCATCATCAGACGGAGTTCGATACACTGTCAAATTTTACCGCCACGCCGAACGGACAACTGCCTGCACAGAGTGGCCATAGCGTAGAGAAATACCTTAATCATATCGAGTCTAACGTCAAAGAGGCTGAGAATCAAGAAAACGGATTTGTAGGTACTATACAGCAACGAGCTTCCATTATTACCACAGGACGACAACCTCAACAAGGACAAGCCTCCAATATTTTAGCTTCTCCCTCTCCAGGCGTCAAATTAGATACTCTCGTTAATTCTGGCGCTGAATCTCATCAGTTGGTGTCGCCCCTGCGTACCGTGAATCCTAATAATAATACCATAATGAGTCATGTTTCCGCAGTTACTGATCACGAAACGATCTCGAGTCCCCAACAAAGTAGAACTAGCCCACCCATTCCGGTCAAGACGATGCTTCTCGAAGCGTTGATGCCGCCGCAGGCCGTACCATCTTTACCAGGAAATGGCGCAACCTCCGTTTCATCGCCCGCATCTGTGGTTCCAGAGCAGGCTAATGGCGACAGTTTGCTCACCACTATCAACGCCGCTTTATTGCCGCCGATCCAGGAATCAACTGTGACTGCGACCGGTACGTCGAATTCTAACGTTAGTGTACCATCTCATAATCCGTTACAAGTTACGAACGAGACTATGTCGACAGCGGCGGAGCATATTCCGCAGATTCCGGCTCTTATACAGCAAGATGTTGTAGCGATGCAGCAAGCGCAACAAGTGGAACAGGTTGTCGCGCATGCACAACAACAAGTTGAACAAGTTGTCGCTCAGGCTCAGCAACAAGCGGTACAAGCGGTACAACAGGCGCAACAGCAAGTCGTTCAACACGTGGTGCAGCACGCACAAGTCGTCCAACAAGCTGTGCAACAAGTGCAAGCGGTACAACAAGTGCAGGCCGTGCCGGCTGTTCAACAAGCTGTACAACAAGCTACCCAGGAAGTGGTTCAGCAAGCGGTACAACAGGCCACGCAGGAAGTTGTGCAACAAGTTCAAGCGGTTCAACAAGCGGTCCAGCAAGCGCAAGCAGCTCAAGCGATGCAGCAGGCGGTCCAGCAAGACATCGGTTCTATGTTAAATCAGCCGGCAGGTTTCGTTGCCGAGGCTAGTTCTGCTTTAGCGAGTGGAGCGGCTCAAGAACCATCGCAGCAAAGATTGACCAATGCTGCGGAACAAGCGATTAACAATGTAATTACTAACGCTACTcaggatattattaataatcgacCTATTACCACGACTACCGCGCATGCGATTATCgcgacgaaaaatatattaaacagcGTGGCTACTCAAAGTGCGCAATTAATGAACAGTGCTATGGAAGGTATTTTGCCTAAATCACCTTCCAACCAGAATAATATCGTTGAACAGGTAGCGAATAAATCACCACCGGTTGCCTTACCTGTTACACCTAACAGACAAAATGTAAACCCACCTATAACAAATACGGCAAACAATACGAATGGTACAACGGTTAGAAAACAGGAAGATGGTATGTTGCCTCAAGAGCTTACCTCGATGTCGGAGAATGATCTGTTGAGTTATATAAATCCGAGCTGCTTCGATCCTCAAAATGGTTTTCTTATGTAG
- the LOC107995031 gene encoding nuclear factor of activated T-cells 5 isoform X3: MLLKSRLSEKKNRRHHGKNTKATAGYNAGERLSAVTGSVQRSTVTSSNRAHSASRRISHQQRQQQQQPQLQQQPRIPLGSLRNSDEHGARANSAQDSCDNSNDSGLGFEDRHQHLTNANVSEAWNGAGEEDSKRRKMDIKLESEDANFAFPEVGHATSPEAKAATRGASNGIGGLATISGNRQGNGGTGRVVEVSRSRSGLGVLAKRTSTAQQGPVTLTSQLCNSSADGKVQLQIICQPEQQHRARYQTEGSRGAVKDRTGNGFPIVRLVGYDKPTTLQVFIGTDLGRVAPHMFYQACRVSGKNSTPCVERKIDGTIVIEVDMDPAKDMIVTCDCVGILKERNVDVEHRFPQEAGVLQGRSKKKSTRCRMVFRTTITHPDGTTETLQVCSQPIVCTQPPGIPEICKKSLTSCPCTGGLELFILGKNFLKDTRVVFQLDNDNLSSSLEPHWECAVLPDKEFLQQTHLVCVVPAYRRQDLAPSETVSVKLYAVSSGKTSEPHTFLYTAASTPPEPSVGKVEPITPPLSTTNGEVALATSPVVVPLTKGVSPNTLITQATAGTANFLTTIPPQQAPVSQKTEALKNDPSPPPVTASSQVTSVMMWAAQSPNCKNSPPDVMMPPPALVANPLLSRRSSSNLQLSLLDNLKTEVLDENSENSMISENSMQSIPTPTANGSTGTSPLQQLVSENSRETPQANMIRSVPVAANGSPVQEAVNLLGVVDLMRNQHQLSMVSTHQNTFGGMHDSSQVKVLSPHHINKETNSILPVEGTPNGSLQGGGVVDLRMKHHQTEFDTLSNFTATPNGQLPAQSGHSVEKYLNHIESNVKEAENQENGFVGTIQQRASIITTGRQPQQGQASNILASPSPGVKLDTLVNSGAESHQLVSPLRTVNPNNNTIMSHVSAVTDHETISSPQQSRTSPPIPVKTMLLEALMPPQAVPSLPGNGATSVSSPASVVPEQANGDSLLTTINAALLPPIQESTVTATGTSNSNVSVPSHNPLQVTNETMSTAAEHIPQIPALIQQDVVAMQQAQQVEQVVAHAQQQVEQVVAQAQQQAVQAVQQAQQQVVQHVVQHAQVVQQAVQQVQAVQQVQAVPAVQQAVQQATQEVVQQAVQQATQEVVQQVQAVQQAVQQAQAAQAMQQAVQQDIGSMLNQPAGFVAEASSALASGAAQEPSQQRLTNAAEQAINNVITNATQDIINNRPITTTTAHAIIATKNILNSVATQSAQLMNSAMEGILPKSPSNQNNIVEQVANKSPPVALPVTPNRQNVNPPITNTANNTNGTTVRKQEDGMLPQELTSMSENDLLSYINPSCFDPQNGFLM; the protein is encoded by the exons GCTTGGAACGGAGCCGGCGAGGAAGActcgaagaggaggaagatggACATCAAGCTCGAGTCCGAGGACGCGAACTTCGCCTTTCCGGAGGTTGGACACGCGACGAGCCCGGAGGCGAAGGCTGCCACGAGAGGCGCGTCCAATGGGATAGGCGGATTGGCCACCATCTCCGGGAACAGGCAGGGAAATGGAGGAACGGGGAGGGTGGTCGAGGTCTCGAGATCTCGGTCCGGATTGGGCGTACTCGCCAAGAGAACGTCCACGGCTCAACAGGGTCCTGTCACCCTCACCTCTCAATTGT GTAACTCTTCCGCGGATGGCAAGGTGCAGTTGCAGATTATCTGTCAACCGGAGCAACAGCACAGGGCTCGTTACCAGACGGAAGGCTCGAGAGGAGCGGTGAAGGATCGAACCGGGAATGGATTCCCGATCGTCCGCCTGGTCGGCTACGACAAGCCGACCACGCTTCAAGTTTTCATTGGCACTGATCTCGGCCGCGTGGCACCCCATATGTTTTATCAAGCGTGCCGCGTGAGCGGCAAAAATTCGACGCCATGCGTGGAGCGCAAGATCGACGGCACGATCGTGATCGAGGTGGACATGGATCCGGCCAAGGATATGATAGTGACGTGCGATTGCGTGGGCATTTTGAAGGAACGCAACGTGGACGTAGAGCACAGATTCCCTCAGGAGGCTGGGGTGCTTCAGGGGCGCAGCAAAAAGAAATCGACCCGTTGTCGCATGGTTTTCCGCACGACGATCACCCATCCCGACGGTACAACGGAAACTTTGCAAGTTTGCTCGCAACCGATAGTTTGCA CCCAACCGCCGGGAATACCGGAGATCTGCAAGAAATCGCTCACGTCGTGTCCGTGTACCGGAGGATTAGAGTTATTTATACTTGGGAAGAACTTTCTGAAAGACACGCGGGTGGTATTTCAACTGGACAACGACAATCTATCGAGTAGTTTGGAACCTCATTGGGAATGCGCTGTTCTACCCGACAAGGAGTTTCTGCAGCAAACTCATCTGGTTTGCGTCGTGCCGGCGTACAGGCGACAAGATCTGGCACCCTCAGAAACGGTCAGCGTTAAATTGTACGCGGTCTCCTCGGGAAAAACCAGCGAGCCTCACACGTTCCTTTACACCGCTGCGTCTACGCCACCCGAGCCATCGGTGGGTAAAGTTGAGCCAATAACTCCACCTCTGTCCACCACGAATGGTGAAGTTGCACTAGCAACGTCTCCTGTAGTGGTGCCCCTGACTAAAGGTGTATCACCGAACA CTCTGATTACACAAGCAACCGCGGGAACggcaaattttttaacgacTATACCACCGCAACAAGCACCGGTGAGCCAAAAAACGGAGGCGCTTAAGAACGACCCCAGCCCACCGCCGGTGACAGCATCGTCTCAGGTAACATCGGTTATGATGTGGGCAGCGCAAAGTCCCAATTGCAAAAATTCACCGCCCGACGTGATGATGCCACCACCGGCTTTGGTCGCGAATCCGCTGCTAAGTCGTAGATCATCTTCGAATCTTCAATTGAGTTTGTTAGATAATTTGAAGACCGAGGTCCTGGACGAGAATAGTGAGAATAGTATGATCAGCGAGAACAGCATGCAAAGCATACCGACCCCGACCGCGAATGGTTCGACGGGTACCAGCCCATTGCAACAGCTCGTGAGCGAGAACTCGAGGGAGACGCCGCAGGCTAATATGATCAGATCGGTTCCCGTGGCGGCGAATGGTTCACCTGTACAGGAAGCGGTCAATCTTCTCGGCGTGGTAGATCTAATGCGAAACCAGCATCAGTTGTCGATGGTTTCGACACACCAGAACACGTTCGGAGGTATGCACGACTCGTCTCAAGTCAAAGTTCTAAGTCCTCATCATATCAACAAAGAAACTAACTCAATATTGCCGGTAGAAGGCACTCCTAATGGAAGTCTTCAGGGTGGCGGTGTTGTTGATCTTCGCATGAAGCATCATCAGACGGAGTTCGATACACTGTCAAATTTTACCGCCACGCCGAACGGACAACTGCCTGCACAGAGTGGCCATAGCGTAGAGAAATACCTTAATCATATCGAGTCTAACGTCAAAGAGGCTGAGAATCAAGAAAACGGATTTGTAGGTACTATACAGCAACGAGCTTCCATTATTACCACAGGACGACAACCTCAACAAGGACAAGCCTCCAATATTTTAGCTTCTCCCTCTCCAGGCGTCAAATTAGATACTCTCGTTAATTCTGGCGCTGAATCTCATCAGTTGGTGTCGCCCCTGCGTACCGTGAATCCTAATAATAATACCATAATGAGTCATGTTTCCGCAGTTACTGATCACGAAACGATCTCGAGTCCCCAACAAAGTAGAACTAGCCCACCCATTCCGGTCAAGACGATGCTTCTCGAAGCGTTGATGCCGCCGCAGGCCGTACCATCTTTACCAGGAAATGGCGCAACCTCCGTTTCATCGCCCGCATCTGTGGTTCCAGAGCAGGCTAATGGCGACAGTTTGCTCACCACTATCAACGCCGCTTTATTGCCGCCGATCCAGGAATCAACTGTGACTGCGACCGGTACGTCGAATTCTAACGTTAGTGTACCATCTCATAATCCGTTACAAGTTACGAACGAGACTATGTCGACAGCGGCGGAGCATATTCCGCAGATTCCGGCTCTTATACAGCAAGATGTTGTAGCGATGCAGCAAGCGCAACAAGTGGAACAGGTTGTCGCGCATGCACAACAACAAGTTGAACAAGTTGTCGCTCAGGCTCAGCAACAAGCGGTACAAGCGGTACAACAGGCGCAACAGCAAGTCGTTCAACACGTGGTGCAGCACGCACAAGTCGTCCAACAAGCTGTGCAACAAGTGCAAGCGGTACAACAAGTGCAGGCCGTGCCGGCTGTTCAACAAGCTGTACAACAAGCTACCCAGGAAGTGGTTCAGCAAGCGGTACAACAGGCCACGCAGGAAGTTGTGCAACAAGTTCAAGCGGTTCAACAAGCGGTCCAGCAAGCGCAAGCAGCTCAAGCGATGCAGCAGGCGGTCCAGCAAGACATCGGTTCTATGTTAAATCAGCCGGCAGGTTTCGTTGCCGAGGCTAGTTCTGCTTTAGCGAGTGGAGCGGCTCAAGAACCATCGCAGCAAAGATTGACCAATGCTGCGGAACAAGCGATTAACAATGTAATTACTAACGCTACTcaggatattattaataatcgacCTATTACCACGACTACCGCGCATGCGATTATCgcgacgaaaaatatattaaacagcGTGGCTACTCAAAGTGCGCAATTAATGAACAGTGCTATGGAAGGTATTTTGCCTAAATCACCTTCCAACCAGAATAATATCGTTGAACAGGTAGCGAATAAATCACCACCGGTTGCCTTACCTGTTACACCTAACAGACAAAATGTAAACCCACCTATAACAAATACGGCAAACAATACGAATGGTACAACGGTTAGAAAACAGGAAGATGGTATGTTGCCTCAAGAGCTTACCTCGATGTCGGAGAATGATCTGTTGAGTTATATAAATCCGAGCTGCTTCGATCCTCAAAATGGTTTTCTTATGTAG